In Anopheles gambiae chromosome 2, idAnoGambNW_F1_1, whole genome shotgun sequence, a single window of DNA contains:
- the LOC1270037 gene encoding probable inactive tRNA-specific adenosine deaminase-like protein 3, with translation MSTEPETKRPKLMVESVETPSKIRSILGDEFTQPTPVIEVYIGRVAENRQLSQLVPALARILPIGTLQHLKRVNRDGTIILAPVAQLLEKLPVESAECEEEQANSIESCLSRFLLSEGIDRTIVDGLCEQRLKVMPVPATQPLLRWQYEAANKLWPCKFHPNRHHEALYADTLFGAQEAVAHRRFMEICLQLSAHYESRPYGVCVHPRPAGSRIVAIAGGNSDRHPIWHCPMVLIDMVAVSQNGGIWHRKQDDEQSVDMLAEDGFQLGGIDPQYRRFVRERYGDTVCLGAEPTRTGTAAEVEAAVAADDNLAKYGPYLCTGYDVYLTHEPCIMCAMALVHSRVRRVFFHRPTPGRGALGTLVKLHAVKELNHHYEVFRIV, from the coding sequence ATGTCAACCGAACCGGAGACTAAGCGACCCAAGCTGATGGTAGAAAGTGTTGAAACACCGTCCAAAATACGATCGATTCTGGGGGACGAATTTACGCAACCAACACCAGTGATCGAGGTTTACATCGGGCGTGTGGCAGAAAATCGACAGCTCTCCCAGCTGGTACCGGCCCTGGCACGCATTCTTCCCATCGGTACGCTGCAGCATCTGAAGCGAGTAAATCGCGATGGAACGATCATCTTGGCGCCGGTTGCTCAGTTGCTGGAGAAGCTACCGGTAGAGTCTGCGGAGTGTGAAGAGGAGCAAGCAAATTCTATCGAATCATGCCTCTCAAGGTTCCTGCTCTCCGAAGGCATTGATCGTACCATTGTCGATGGACTTTGCGAGCAGCGGTTGAAGGTCATGCCGGTGCCCGCCACCCAGCCACTGCTCCGGTGGCAGTATGAGGCAGCAAATAAGCTCTGGCCGTGCAAATTCCATCCCAATCGGCACCACGAAGCACTGTACGCGGACACGCTGTTCGGGGCGCAGGAAGCCGTGGCCCACCGCAGGTTCATGGAGATCTGTCTGCAGCTGTCGGCGCACTACGAAAGCCGACCGTACGGGGTGTGCGTTCATCCTCGGCCTGCTGGCAGCCGAATAGTGGCCATCGCTGGGGGTAACAGCGACCGTCATCCGATCTGGCACTGCCCAATGGTGCTGATCGATATGGTTGCCGTATCGCAGAACGGGGGCATATGGCACCGAAAGCAGGACGACGAGCAAAGCGTTGACATGCTGGCGGAGGACGGGTTCCAACTCGGTGGAATTGACCCACAGTATAGGCGCTTCGTTCGCGAGCGCTACGGTGACACGGTTTGCCTTGGTGCGGAACCGACGCGAACCGGAACGGCAGCAGAGGTAGAAGCGGCAGTCGCTGCGGACGATAATCTTGCCAAATACGGCCCCTATCTCTGCACCGGGTATGACGTGTACCTGACGCACGAACCCTGCATAATGTGCGCGATGGCCCTGGTGCACAGCCGCGTCCGGCGCGTATTCTTTCACCGGCCGACACCGGGACGCGGCGCACTGGGGACGCTGGTGAAGCTGCACGCAGTGAAGGAGCTGAACCATCACTACGAGGTGTTCCGGATTGTTTAA